In Pseudomonadota bacterium, the sequence GGTGACTCTATGCTGCTCAGTGGTATTCACGCCGGATTTATGATTATCGGTTTCTTCATCCTTTTCTTTGGATTTCTCGTTGCACGATATATGAAAAGGAAGAACTGGTGGCTGAAGACTCACAGAGCCTTGGGTGTTTCCGGTGCATTATTGACAATGCTCGGTTTTATTGCCATAGTATTCGATCTTTTGTCTTCCGGACGCTTTCTTTTCACACTGCGGCATGGATATGTGGGTATTGTGATAGTGATGCTTGCTGTCGTAATGCCTGTACTCGGGTTCATACAGTTAAAGAAAAGAAAGGCTGTGGTGAGGATAAGGCCGATACACCGCTTTTTAGGCTGGATCATGCTTATGGCAATGTTTATTAATATCATCATTGGTATGAATATAGTAGGCATATTATAAATGCAAACAAATGGTAAATAATCAGGGTAATAATTATTTTATCTCTAAGAAGCGCAAAATAAAACGGGCAGCTCTTCGCATAAATTTATGTGAAGGGCTGCCCGTTTTGAGTATCAAACCATACTATATCAGCGCTGATTCACCTTCTTGTCATAGGTAAGACCTGCATTAAGTATCTTCTTTGCACTTTCATCAAGCACATCGGTAATAAAGGGTATTTTTGTTTCATTTTCCGTTTCTCTGTTTCCGGAGAATATATCATCCCGTGAAATTTCTGAAAGGTTAAATCTGCGTGCACCGGCCATGAGCTGCTGGAGCCCTGCTGTAAGCTTATCGGCAAGCGTCCACATGGCAATTGCGCCAAAGGGGATATTGTTCATTTCTTCTTCTCCGACCTTTTTCTGAACATCATGGTATCCGGCAAAAATCTCTTCAGGTGTTGAACCAATTTCTTTTACGGAAGGCGCCAGATCATCCCAATTCCCGTTTACAATCTCTTTTCGTTCAGGTTTTAATACACCTTCAATGTTTGAACCGACAAAACCCGGGATCATGGCTGCCCTGCCCATACATATGAGCTTCACAAATGGAGCGCCCAGTGCAAGTGCTTTAAAAATATGGTCTTCCCGCGCCAGGCCGCCTGCCAGGGCAATGTCGACGACTTTTTCGCCCCTTGATGCAAGGATTGATGAGTATTCATATGTTTTGGAATGAAGAAGGATTGAGGGAACACCCCAGGTTTCCATCATGTTCCAGGGGCTCATGCCTGTGCCGCCGCCTGAACCGTCAACTGTAAGGAGGTCGAGTTTCGCATCTGTGGCATACTTTATTGACATTGCCAGTGCCTCCATGCCGTAAGAACCTGTTTTTAAGGATATCTTTTTGTATCCTATCTTGCGGAGATATTCAACGGATTGCATAAATGATTCCCGAACCTTCTCTACAGATGACAGATCCGTATATCCGAGTCTGCTGTGGCGTGCGAAGGTCTTGATTGCACCGTGTTCAAAGGCTTTCTGGACTTCAGGTCTTGTCGGGTCAGGATCAACCACATACCCTCTATCCTTAAGGAATAGTGCATAGCCGAGGCTGTCAACCTGGATTTCACCACCGATATCTTTTGCGCCCTGACCCCATTTAAGTTCAATAATGATTTTATCGCCATATTTATCAATCACGTATTCTGCAACACCGTTACGTGTATCTTCCACGTTCATCTGTACAATCATTGCACCGTATCCATCAAAATAGCGCAGATATGTGTTGATTCTCCTATCAAGCTCAGGGGCCTTTAATATCTTGCCGTTTTTGATCACTGCTTCTCTGTCTATGCCGACTACGTTTTCACCGATTACAATCGGTATTCCCACTAAGGCAGCACCTATGGCAAAGGAATCCCAATATTTAGCCGCAACAAAAGTCGATCCTAGGGCGCCGGTCATTATTG encodes:
- a CDS encoding glutamate synthase-related protein; protein product: MIEWSKSNDAIGTINRGNPAESGLCTLCRADCKGRCETWLSSLKGRKILYPRDFGAVTAGSANTCHIGVSYNSLRIQGYNYGVHGLPNGLSNSADDCIFPNVNIETEFGNEIKTKCKAPIMTGALGSTFVAAKYWDSFAIGAALVGIPIVIGENVVGIDREAVIKNGKILKAPELDRRINTYLRYFDGYGAMIVQMNVEDTRNGVAEYVIDKYGDKIIIELKWGQGAKDIGGEIQVDSLGYALFLKDRGYVVDPDPTRPEVQKAFEHGAIKTFARHSRLGYTDLSSVEKVRESFMQSVEYLRKIGYKKISLKTGSYGMEALAMSIKYATDAKLDLLTVDGSGGGTGMSPWNMMETWGVPSILLHSKTYEYSSILASRGEKVVDIALAGGLAREDHIFKALALGAPFVKLICMGRAAMIPGFVGSNIEGVLKPERKEIVNGNWDDLAPSVKEIGSTPEEIFAGYHDVQKKVGEEEMNNIPFGAIAMWTLADKLTAGLQQLMAGARRFNLSEISRDDIFSGNRETENETKIPFITDVLDESAKKILNAGLTYDKKVNQR